In Meles meles chromosome 2, mMelMel3.1 paternal haplotype, whole genome shotgun sequence, the sequence CCAACGAAAGGGACTGAAGAATTTTGGGAATGTGGCTGAACATGACTTCTGAGCCAGCACGGAAAGCTCGGAGTGTGGGGATCACCTTTCTtggtctttgttgttgttattggaTCTTACTTACTCAGTGGAGGAGGTACTGAAAGACTCAAAAAAATGACCCACTTAAAGTTTCTGTGTCTCATGGCAGTGGAAACGTACCAGCCTGATAATGCTACTTGGCTAAAATCCTCCTCGTGCTGGAGAATAAAACTCCCCAGAACTCAAATATTCTCCTCCATAGACCATGTTCACGCATCAGAAAACAACTTAGTCGATTAATTGAGGAGTGCCGAAAATACGGTTTAAAATGGTTGTGACCTACTTTCTAACCAAAGGATATTAAATACGAAAGAAGCAAAGTTAGGAATTGTTCTGTAGATTATCTAACTGCATGAAATTTATGGGCCATCTATGTATTCCTACAGAGAAAATTCTACCTAACAGTAGTGGACAGACGTGTAGCTAAGTGTGAGAAAGCTGTCCCCTTAGAACCATCATACCTCTTACCGTGACAAAGCGTTTAACCTTAAGTAccttattaaatatatgaaaataaactcaTTTCCAGAAATAATCCCATTCACAAATTCTATATTCTGCACCCTGAATTTAGAGATAAAACAATACATTCTGTGGCAAGACTGGTTCAATGATCTCATGAGTATTTGTGTTTATTTGcccccaaacaaaccaaaaaacctttCAATATTCTGTGGTGGTAGGCTGTTGAGTTAGAACCCGTTAAACTACTCTCAATGTCTCTGTAGCAGTTATGTCTGGAGGACCGCATCTTGCCCTCTGTGGTGGTGCTGAAGCCAAGGGGCCCCACGCAAGGTCGGAAACTGGTGTGTAGAGCACAAGGCAGGCAGAGTCTACATAGTAAAAATAGCTGAACATAAGGTACAGGCAGATAAACCACACCTTCCATAAGCCATGGTTTCGAACTTCTACCATCAATTACAGACCTTCGATTATGCCTCCCTGGTAGCCCCTGTTAGaaattcaagaggaaaaaaaaagagcagaagagggaaatggaaagaaaagaatatataaaataattggtaaataaattaagatttgattgaggattaaaaaaatatatttcgtCTAAGTTATTTTGTAGAAAAGTCACTTGATAGGCCAGTCATTTTTGGACGGAGGGCCATGGCTCCCTGAGGTCATTTAGGGCTCCCTGAGGGACAGGCAGAGTAGACTTGGGGCTCCTGGCCTCACACCCACTTTAAGCAGAGCACCATCTCTGGTTTGTTTGGACATTAGAATTCCACACATGTGTTAACTTGGATAAAAACGTTACATCACAAAAATAATCCTCATCATAATCAAAAACTAGCCCtttaagaaataacaaagacCGAATATGGGGCTGGTTAGAGATTCCCAATTCTGATCTGGGGATGTGCTGTCCCCAAATTATCTAGCGATGAAGTGAAATGATCAAAACAGAACTAAGTTTCAttcttaataattaaaataaatgaagttcaTCATCGTATCTGGGTACTTGTTAAAATGATCAGTATCGCAGAATCTTGGGAATCGCAGCTAATGAGAAATGTCCACCTCTCAGTAGTATTTCTGCATCTCAGAGTCACCAATCTGGAGTAGAATTTAGAAGGAGAATTAGGTCCCGAGTTACCcttggaggagaaggaggagttaggaggaaataaaaggaagttGCATAGactctcttttgctttcttaaCCCCTGAACCACTTCAGTGCGCTGAACATGACCATTAGGCATCATGCGCACTCTGTTAATCCTCTCTGAATTACCAGCTATGATTAGAGGGCCTTAATGGTTTGTATCAATgctgcaggaggagagagaaaagtgtgGGTGCACACTCTGATCTAAGGGAACAGAGGCTCCTCACTGTTCTGTGAAAGACGCAAGACTCCATTTCTCAGTGGACATGAAATGTATGAGCAGGTTGGGGAGGGAGCGCACAGGGTCAGGATTAGAATGGCAACTAGCATCTAGCTCCCCCAGGAAGGTGCTGAGATCTGCTCTTCCCACTAGAAGGACCCTCTCCTTGAGCGAAGAGATTTATACCCAAGCCCTACCCATACCCCAGGTGACTACTGACCACTCATTCTACtcaaaaaattactatttttgaggacctaaaatttaaaaaatccttcttttATCTGCACGGTGCTAacagaaacacagaagaaaaatccTGGAAAATGTTTGTCCTAGTTAGATTGGCCTGATGCCAGTTTGAGGGAGGGAGCCAACCCACCAGTCCAGATTGGTGATCTCTACAGCTGCAGAAACATTTGTTTCAATTCCTGAAAAAGAAGTCAGAAACAGGTTGTTAACAGCGCAACTCACACAACCCTTAACCCGCATTCACAGAATTAAAATGGTGACATTGGAAGCTTTTCAAGTTATTTATATAAAGCCCCGGGCCCTGGtgggtgtgtgcgtgcacgcatgtatgtgtgtgtgtgcatgtgtgtgtgcgcgtgcaagCAGCGATGTTTCTCCCTACCGTGGGGAGTTGAATCCACTGTCCACAGTGATGCTGCTGCTGTCCATGCTGTCGAGGCGTGCCGAATGGGTGGCTCTCTGGTTGCTGCTGCTGTCGGTTTCTTttggggccaggagggtgaggttCTTCTCAAACTTCCTCTGCaagtctctttccttctccctctcaagGAGCCACTGCATGGTGCCTACATcatctctgtttttttcctcctctgtgtttTTGTTGGCCCCTTCCTCAGAGTCATCGTCATCGGAGACGTTGTAATAGTCGAAAGAGGCTTCCTGGTTCCCCCCCGGCTCCTGCTGACGCTGGGCACTAGGCATCGCTGGTGCCACCGAGGTCCCCAGGGACGGCTCCAGTTTCTCGCATCGGCCTGGCAGTGTGTCGGCAGGGGTCTTCGGGAGAGATTTGAGGAGGGACAGGCTCGATTTGTGATAGCTATTGACAGACAAGGTGCTGTGAAGAGGTTTGAACAGTGTGTCTTTGCTGAATATCTCTTTCCTCTTGTCCAGGCTGCTGGCCTCAGCGCTGTGGTGCTGGACGAGGCGTCCATTGGCCATCCCTTCTGCCCCCGTGCCCGAAGCAGCTGGGCCCCCACCTGGCCCTTTTGGTGACTCCTCCTTGTGCCCTACGGTCTCTCTGGAAGAATGTGGGGCCTGCCTGTCGGGCAGAGGCAGTTTTTTCACCCCTTCCGCCAGAGTCAGAGTGTCATGATCCTCTTTGTTCTTTCCCAGAGGTGACGGCGCCGTGAGGACCGTCTCACTGGAGGTGTTGCACTGGAAATAGTCATCTGTAGCTGTTTTTGTTGGACAGAATGGCAAACTCTCAGGGGGTTTGCCCGGCTCCAAAAGGCTGCAAGCACTGGAAGGCTCCTTGCTGCCACCGACTATTTCTGGGATACACACCTCTTTATAGCTCGTGGATGAAACATGAGACCTCTGATGACCAATTGTTTGTGCAGGCCTTAAAGTACTGTCATCGATGTAGGACTGGCTGGGGGTTTGGTCATCTTGGCTACAGCCTTCAGCCAGGTCTTCGGGTGTCCCTAGAGAGGAAGCACCCAGAGGGCCCTTTGAGTTATCCATCGATCTGGATCTCTCCTTGGCTTTGCTGGATCTCTCACTCCTGGACCTTCGGTCCTGGGTATGGCTGTGGCTTCGGTGCACTTTTGAGTGGGAGCTTCCCCTGGAAGGTTCAGGAAAAGGCATCTCAGTTCTCCTTTTGGCCAATTCCCCAGACACATCCCATTCTGGGGTCATGGGGAAGTGAGACTCGATCGCGTTTGTGTTGCTATGCATGATGAAGTTATCGCCTTTGTGTTCGATGATGAAGCAGCCCTCCCTGGGTGCCCTGGTAAGAGGATCACAAAAGTCATACTCTCTGTCACCTGGGAGATCCAGATGAGAACCATCCGAAGGGTCTCCTTTAGACACTCGTGTCTTGCTGTGTGACCGAGATTTTCCATGGGACTTTCGATGAGTCCTACTCTTTTTGCTTCTTCCACTGTGATGGGCAGAGGACCCGGCTTTACTCCTATGcgctttttcttcttctagtttCTTCATTAGTGCAGTGTGCCGCATGACATTTTCCACGGTCAAGTCCGGGTTAATGCGCCTAATGATTTCCATTTCCACTTCCCTGGGGATAGTAGTTGGTGTGTCTTCGTCTCGCAGGGGCCACTCCTCAGGAGGAAACTGGGCCGAGAAATTGGCTAGCTGTTTggtcttatcttttttaaaacttagccGGAATAACTTGAGCCCGAATTTTTTGGACTGCTTTTCACCGTCTTTAGGTTTTGAGAGAGTTTCTGTCTTATAAGAAAAGTTTACAGTACTTTTGCTCTTTTCAGTGGGTGGCACCTGGCATAGTGAGGGAGGGCAATAGGGGTCTTTGCAGTCCTTGGCGGGTTTCCTCTGCAGAGTGGAAGCAAGCATGCTGTGCATGTCTTCTCTGCAGCAGTGGCAAGAGTCGCAGTGGTTTCTTGGTAACGTTCTTTCCCTGACGCAGCCTGAGGCAGAGGGCGTTATGGTTCCCGGTTGCGGAGAGGTACACTGAGACCTGTCAGGTATCCTCTCGTCCAAATGGTACCATTTACTGTTAGTTCTTATGAGAGAGGGAGTAATGAAATAAGTCTGTGGGGTCACGATGAAATAGCCATCTGGAGTTGGGTAGATCTTCCGCTCCCGCACCAGCGTGTTCAACGTGTGCCGTAGAATTTCTTGACTTGGGGTGGGAACACCTGAAACCAAAGGAACAAAGACTCTTGAGAACAGAGAGGGAATCTGCTGCTGCTTCCTGATTTTTTCCGAatctgctatggactgaatgtttggaCACCCACTCTCAATATTCCTGCGTGTGAGTCCTAATCCCTGATGTAAGGGTACCAGGAGGTAGGGCCTTTGGAAGGTGACTAGGCTTAGATAGGTTCCTGAGGGTGAGGCCCTTGGGACgtgcccttgtaagaagaggaagaagcgaGAGCACCTCCTTCTGCCATGTCTTCaagccagacaccaaatctgctggtgccttgatctCAGAGCTCCTAGccttccaggactctgagaattAAATGTCTGTGGCTTCAGCCCCACCcggtctatggtattttgttacagcagcccaaccCAAGACAAAATCCTACCAATTTTGCCAAGCTTCCGAATACTATCACATGGCAAGTCAGCAGGACCTGGAGGTGCTCAGgtagagagatggaagcaggtgCAGATTTTGTCATGAGGCTTTACTGAACTGAGCCATCAAAGGCAGAGTGTTTTtaaaggaggggaaaatgaaaaatgttttacatGATGTAATCTACATTTGCCAAAAAAAGACTTCCTCGATAGAAAAAGAATAGGGAAACTGGGTTGAAATAGCTGTCTTGGCACTTGAAAACAATCAGAACACGTACAGAGCCTAGTGTATACCCTTTACGCTACACTACACACTCATTTTTCAAGACTAAGCTTACTTAATATACTTTGCTAcagtttaaataaattttgtaagTTACATAAAAGGGCAATTAGACTTGACCATGGCTCATGATGCACCCTCCAATTCTGAAACCACGACCTTCGGTTTTGAAAGGGACAACAGGGTCGGTCAAGTTCAAGGGAGAACGTTCTCCTTCCTCAGTCTCTCAGACTGACTCTTCAGGAAGGAGGTAGTTTTTCTACCTCATAACCCAAAGGCCCTAAGAAATACACCTGTGGGAATTTAGATGCTCCACGGCCATCTGGTCACTGCCAAATACACCATATTCGCTAGAATAGAAATTCCAGAAGAAAGTGACAGACACTTCCTGGTACTGAGACCAATACTGTTTCAAAGGTCTTTGTGTGCATGTTTACGCCTTGTCTGTCTTAGAGGACAGAATCGAGAGTCCAAATTCATTAGAGAGTATAAACTTTCCAGGTTACGGAGCGTTCGTGTATTTCTAGGGCATTCTCCATCCTCAATGCCAGGCCCACGGAGTATGATAGTACTAACTGACTTGACCTGAATGCCAGAGTTTGGAAATGGGTCAGGTTGAATCATACTGCCAATGTTCAACCGTGTCTGACCCACAAAATGACAATTACATGTGACTCAGCCTAACAGAGTTAGGGCAATGGAATGTGGAGACCGGAAGCCTGGAGCCCAGGGCCACGTGGCTAGATTCAAACTCCAGCACCATCGCGATGAGCTGGTGGTAGTAGTTGAATTAGGCAGCCTCCCCTGCCCACACCCTTCCTGGGTTTACACCTAATGCCCcaaacctcagaatgtgaccttgctTGGAGACAGGGCCTTGGTAGAGATaaacaagttaaaatgaggtcatcgGCGTGGGCTCTTCTCCAGCATGACCAATGTGGGCAGAAGCACATGCACGGAGAGAAGACAATGTGAAGAAGCATTGGTTGAAGATGTCCATCCATCAGCCAAGAAGTGTGGTCTGGAGCAGTGCCTACCCTCAACAGACCTTGGAAGGAACCAGTCAACTgtgctgataccttgattttgTAGTTCTAGTCTCCTGAACtgtaagacaataaatttctggTGTTTTTCCCCCTGTACCTTGTTAGGCTGTGCTGGAAAACTCATACAGTAGCTATCGCCTTAGGCAACTTAACTAACCTGAGCCTCTGCTCACACGGTCATCAGAATGGCAGGTACCCTCACAGGGTAGTTCTGAGTTTAAAGGAGTTTAATGTATGGACAGCAGTACCTGATATACAGTGTGGGCTCTAGAAACATTAGCTAGTAATCGTCTCAACTTTGGGGCAGGACCCATGGAAACCAGATTACCTTCAGAGAACATCATGTAGCAACCTAGAAGAGCAGGGCAAACTCAGTTTGCCACAGTCCTTCCAAAACTACAAAAGTGGGATATGAAAATATGAGTTAATGGCCCAGGAGAGCGTCCCATGAATGTGACCTGTCCGTCCATCCCTGCTACCATCTTCAGAAGGCATCCTTTGTGACCAACGTGGGAAAGGCAACATTGCTTTTGAATAATGTATTGTTTAGTATAATCATCTAATTTTTGCACTGCACGGTTTCCCTTTAATCTAGGGCTCTACTCTTGAGAGATGTAGTACGTTGGTGTTTATGCAAATGGCTTCCAGGCTGGTAccataacaattttttaaaaattttatgatagTTTCTGCACAAAATGAACTCCATATGAATTAGTGATACAACTCCCACTCTATATATGAAATTCTTGAGCACCGTCATAAAACATGCATTCACCTAAGAGAAGCCATTCAAAGAGCCTCTACGCCCTACTCCCAGCCAGGGCCTTTGGCTGAACGAGTTCGGGGGCACCACTCACACAGACCACCACTCCCAAGATGAGACACTGTGCCCACTGCAGCCCCATGAATGATGCCCACTAGGCTTGGGCGGCACCACCATGCGGGTTTCGAACCCATGCGGAAAACGAACTGTATCTGACACGGCAGCATGCTTGCGATCGCTATTGTCACAGACCAAGTTCTTCCAAAAAACTGGTAAGGCTCATTCATAAGCATTTGTGATTGACCCGTTGACTCTGCTGCTGTAATACAGGAAAGCTGAGGAGTAATCCAGAAAAACAACTTGTACTATAAACAGAATTTGCTGACTGTAGGCCTTCCAAGCACTGATCAGAGAAAACTTGGGAACCTGCACAGACTCGTAACCTCAGTGTCGTCATGTTTATTTACCATTAAGAATCAGTGCTcggctactgggtatttatcctaaagatacaaatgtagtgatctgaagaggcacgtacacccgaatgtttatagcagcaatgtctacaatagccaaactagggaaagagcctacatgtccatcaacagatgaatggataaagaagatgtggttcatatatacaatggaatactatgcagccatcaaaaccccccaaaatcttgccatttgcaacaacatggatggaactagagagtattatgctaagcaaaagaaatcaatcagggaaagacaattatcatatgatctccctgatacaaggaatttgagaggcaaggtgggggCATCATGGGGGtaatgaagggaaaaatgaaacaggatgaaaccagtgagggagacaaaccataagagactcttaacctcagcaaacaaactgagggttgctggaggggagtgggctggggggagggatggggtggctgggtgaaggacattggggagggtatgggctatgatgagcgctgtgaattgtgtaaacctgatgattcacagacctgtagccctgaaacaaataatacattatatgttaatgtaaaaaaaaatgctctggaaaaaaaaaaaaaagaataagtgctCAAATCATTCCCAAAGGAAGGAATAAGAACGAGTTTCCAAAGAGAACATACATCTAAAGTTTTCATGTCTTGGATTTTCAAGTTTGTCAGTCCAATcatgtttaatttgaaaaaacaTACTAGAAGCATTCCCTGTCCAATCCACTCTCCACACTTCTACCAGTGGGTTTTCAAATCTTTAACTGCAAGTCACTGATTTTTAGGATGATTATTTTATTACGAAGCCCTTGTCTAATGACTGGTATTTTTAGGTGTCTGTGGGCTCCAGACTTGCACGAGAGATCAGCAGGGCTCACCTGGGAAAGAGATGGCTGTGATGGGTATTTTCAGTGTTTGCACTTTCCACCACTTCCAGATTCTAGTCCCAAAATTCACCACGAATTTGGATTTTGAGGGCTTAAAGAACAAAGATAAACTTTATATCCAAATAGAGCTGAAAGCtgacttctctccttttccacGCCTTCACATCTTTCCAAAGCAAAAGCAGATACCTAAAAGCACCGCTTGTCAACGGGACGCTTAGATTTGTAAGATCTCTTTAATCCTGCAAATCCGACCACTGTCGGAACAGAGAGCACATGCCCACATTCTAGCATTTGGACGGAAACTCTCGTGGGCTtcttgggttatttcttcttgtgtgtggagaACACTGGCCGAGGGGGAATTCTGCCAGAATTGACGTAACGGGGTGAGTTGGGAGATAGAATGCGGGGTATATAACGTTAACATTCTCCGGCGAATTTAAAAGCCAACTTCAACCCCATTAGCAGTTCTTCTCTGAGGGTCAGCTTTCCTCCCGGGAAGTTCCGACTACAACAACTCAACAAGTATTAGTCTGATTTAAATGATCATTCAGGATGGATGGACGAGGAGTACTTACTTAGCTGTCAAgcaaatatttcattcttttcataccttaaaaaaaattcttgtttctGTAATGGAAACTGGTAGACAAAAGTTGTTTTCAAAAATTCAACCAGTATAGAAAGGTGATAAAAgggtttatattaaaaaaaaggggggggtccCATTTCAGTATGTCAGAAATTTTTACTAGAAGGTTTTTCACTAAAAAACATTCTTTAGAATATGGTTGTAAAAGCCAAAATCtagaccatttttaaaaaatttatgacaTAGGCATTAAATGTGAGagttcaaatattttaataatattcggTTAGACTTCGaaactttattttcaaacagTAAGCTACAAGAAAGTAAATAGTCTTaccttaagaaaacaaaataagcccCATAACTATGGTATTTAAATCCCTCCAGAGTTTTAGCACTGTCACTGAAAATACACTTTCAAAAAGAATTTGAATTGTGTTAAGTTTCTAAATTGTTTGGTTCTGAAGTACCATAATGCttgcaaaagaaaggaaggaaatcaaaggaagaaaagaaaaaaaaggaggaagagagataaggaagaaggaagacaggcAGGAAACAGCCTCATTTTATGAAATACTAGTCTAAAATATGAAACTGTTGCTAAACAAAGCTTTACATCATTACTACCGTGCCCTAAACCAGTggctggcaaactttttctggaaaCAGTCAGAAAGTAACTATTTTACTCTGTGAGCCATATGATCTCCCAGCTGCAAGTACTCAGTTCTGTAGCCAAAGACAATACGTAAACAATTAGGCaaggctgtgttccaataaaactttatttataagcaCAAGTGGTGGGCCACATTTAGCCTGCAGCCATAGTTTGCCAAACACTACCCTAGACTCGGATTTATGCAGTGCCCCTGCCATCTGGGGTTGAACAAATAGTCATCAGTGTGACAAAGATGAAAAAGGTTAAGTTCGCTCCTCTCAGTCTATCTGACAATAAGGTCTTGAGATGTAAGTTCACTTACCATAAAAGCTAGCAAAGCAGTTGCTCTTTTAAGTATAGGTGACCTATGAATTTCTCTGCAAAGTATTCCAACTTAGTGATATTGTAATCAGCTGCTCAacaatttactattttattttgctatttttcacAATTCACTATTACATATTGGCCCtgtgttctttccattctctATTTTATAGCCCAGTAATGGGAGAGATGTAACCAAATTTGGGAAAGCGATGCGATCTCTCATGAAGCCACATGAAAATAGAGGGAGTTTAAAAGCTACCGGGACGTTTGATGTCAGAAGTGGCTAACCAGGTATAAGGCTGCGAGAAGGGTCTTTCTTCACAAGGACATTCCGTCTGGGAATGGCATCTGTCTCCTTAGATGGCTCTCACCTGGGACTCTGCTTATGTTACCACTGAAAGGAAAAGGGTTTACCTGGAAGTTAACAAAGAAAGACCATCAGACAGTGAAGAATATTTAGAGATAATGTTAGAAAATTCAAGGCAATTTATAGGTTGCGAAGGTGAGTCCGTGTTCTTAAACAGTATGTATAATTTTGAAACGTGTTAATTAGAAaatagaagaaggagaaaaaaaatcactgggagAGAACTATAAAGTTCCTTTGGGGCATAAGGAAAAGTGGGGAGACTCAACATAGTAGATAAATATTTAGTTTAGAAGCAGTCCTTCTGCCTTGCCCCCATGGGTGGGGTGCATTTTCCTACATCTCAACCTTGAGTTCAGCCAagtttgctttggccaatgaaatcGTAGCGGGTATGGTGTGACCAAAGGCTGAAGAACCCTTGGACAACTGGGCCTGTTCTCTTGTGCCTCTGTTGTCCAGAACAGGCCTCTGCTTGTCTCCTTTTCCAAAGAGGACTGGGGACGGGTGGAGCAGAGGCCCCTGGAAGGTCCAGCCTGGGTCAGCTGACTCCTGGGGAACCCCCAGATACGTGAGCTAAATGAATGCTCACTGCGGTACGCCACCGATGCTCTGTGATTGTTACCCAGCATCTCAGTAGCCAGAGCTAATGGCTACAGCCTCTAGTTTCTACTGACCAAGGTCTCCTGGGTTGAATGGAACCTGTGCCACGGGTTCATTTTTAATGCAGTCATAGGTAGAGTCCCAGCCAAGCTGGCCAACTGGGGACAAGATAATGTGTTTTATCTGACTCGCACGTCACTGGCACCCATGTGTTAAAATGTACAcgcacacacaacacagacacgCAACTGCCAACAGTGAAGGAAGTCTACAGATTTCACATAAAACTGAAAGTCCAGGTTCTCTTGAAAAAGTAAGAGATTTGCAACTCTGGCAGGGTTCTACGTttttgggggcggggaggggtcgATGCCCCGGAGCTGAGTAGTGGGCAGCCTCTCTGGCGAGGGGGCATTCAGCCCTGACTCTCACCGTCCCTACCGCCTTCCGGTGCCGGAGGCACCCAACGCCACTCGTGCAGCAGCTGGCCTGTTCTTTTcataaaatttaagagaaaaggaaacatctGAACTGATTTATCCAATATCAGATGATAAAAACTCATCAAGCCATGACACAAGCAGACAAGGCCTGTTTATCTTTGACATTACTGTCTCTTTAGCGTAGTCCCTTGGGACCCAAATTATCTGACCTGTTCCCATGAACCCTGATGCTCATGTATTTCAAGAAGGGTGTGGGGAGGTTGAACAGCACCTTGGTAGTTTTTGCCAGAATTCTGCACGGATTCTGCTTTAATGTCTTCTTCTCGGTGCCGACTTAAAAAGGACTGCCATAACACCTGAAGACAGCAAATTATTTTAGAAGGAACAGGGGTGCCTTGGCTTTGAATGACAGAACTAAGAAAAGTTTCCGGCCTGTTTtggcaaagaattttttttctatgacaTTTAAGTGAGAGAAATGGTCCGTGTGACGTCCTGCGGCGAAGGAACACGTCCCTATCTGGAAAGAGCTACGTTCTCCTCCCGTTACCTGGGAAACACGTGGTCAGGTGCTCCATCAGCGCCTCTTGGGTGACAGGTTTCCTGGCGGAGTTCATTGCCGAGATGGCCAAGCAAAGGATCTCCCCGAGGGGGATAAACTGAGATTGACTGATGGGAGACATGCTGATTGGTGACACATCACCTgcagaaagacaattttcaagTAAGCAGTTCATGCAAAGACCCGGCCTTCcgtctcacacacacacctgcacccacacacgcacgcacacgcccCTCCTTGGATTCTTCCCCGTTCCCTTTATCAGGAACGGAATCCACTCTGAACGCGGAAGTCTGTTACGGCCACGGCCAATGCCATGCAGGTGGAAAGACGGCCGCAGAGCAGCAGAAGCTCCAGCGGCCTCGACAGCTAGAACCCGCCTTGCAAACCCGAGATCTCCCTGACACGGGCTTAACTACTGAAAGACGTACACCATGAGACTGAAAAAGGATCTCTGATTTTATTAACTCGGAGCTGGCTTATGTCTAACTGCCATTCCCATCTCGACAAACGCACTTGCTGAAAACTTGAAGGTTCATTCCATCCGATGCTGAGTGCTCTTTGCATGTCAGGCATCTGCTGGGGGCTTGGGGTTTACTCGGGAGAGGGAGTCATCTCTCCTCCCCCGGAAACATCTCTGTTCTCAAGGAGCTTCTGTGTAagtgaaggagacagaaaagtaGACCCAAGTTCACAGTTCACCGGAGAAGGTGAACGGAGGGCTAGGGCGGAGAGGGCAAATGGTGAGGGTGCAGCAGAGCCTTGggggcaagcaggggagggggaggcagggggcagggcttAGAAGCAGGAAGTGGGTGATTTCCCCGTGGATGTGCAGCCTGAATCCAGGGATGACGCAGGAGTGTGCCTGGTggctggggggtgtgggggatggCAGGACCGGTCAGCAGATGTTttctggggagcagcagagaaggAGCACAGGTGTGCAGGGACACCTGTGAGTGAACAGCTGAGTGCCCAGGGCCTTCATCCTATGAGGGATGCTGAGCCATCGAAGGCATTTCAGGAATGACAAAGTCGGATGTGAATTTCAGCGACAGCGGGGACTGGAGGGAGCCGCAGAGAGCAGATCGCCCTCCACATGGGACTGCGGCCGCCTACACGTGTCTGCAACTGAAGGAGCCAGTGGAGGCTGGGGATGGGCTGGAGACCCCACAGCAGGGGGCAGACACTCCCGGAGAGTCGGCAGGCAGTGTGTCTATCTTCCTTTCCGTGATCGTCATGTCACCGTGGGGTGTTCTGCAAGTTTTGTTCCAAGGACTTCTAGAATTCCCTGGAAAGACCTCTGgagtggggatggagggaggggggcccagcagagggagaggctggcaGAGCCGGGAAGTCTGACCTTGACACCTGGGTGCCACCTGTTCCAGACATGAGGGCTTCGTAAGGTTTCCCTGGAGAAAAGGCCctacagaaagagggggaagt encodes:
- the STOX2 gene encoding storkhead-box protein 2 isoform X4, whose protein sequence is MEKFLQIAPHSLAIVLGPAEGPTVERTGAAQPAPPAQPRQLARHHIGYEIFADFKAENMQHFWNKKVTAAVAETFFLGWIDEQVLLIQGKEEHLEALREGWTRRALRPPSGFHIRCLGDVSPISMSPISQSQFIPLGEILCLAISAMNSARKPVTQEALMEHLTTCFPGVPTPSQEILRHTLNTLVRERKIYPTPDGYFIVTPQTYFITPSLIRTNSKWYHLDERIPDRSQCTSPQPGTITPSASGCVRERTLPRNHCDSCHCCREDMHSMLASTLQRKPAKDCKDPYCPPSLCQVPPTEKSKSTVNFSYKTETLSKPKDGEKQSKKFGLKLFRLSFKKDKTKQLANFSAQFPPEEWPLRDEDTPTTIPREVEMEIIRRINPDLTVENVMRHTALMKKLEEEKAHRSKAGSSAHHSGRSKKSRTHRKSHGKSRSHSKTRVSKGDPSDGSHLDLPGDREYDFCDPLTRAPREGCFIIEHKGDNFIMHSNTNAIESHFPMTPEWDVSGELAKRRTEMPFPEPSRGSSHSKVHRSHSHTQDRRSRSERSSKAKERSRSMDNSKGPLGASSLGTPEDLAEGCSQDDQTPSQSYIDDSTLRPAQTIGHQRSHVSSTSYKEVCIPEIVGGSKEPSSACSLLEPGKPPESLPFCPTKTATDDYFQCNTSSETVLTAPSPLGKNKEDHDTLTLAEGVKKLPLPDRQAPHSSRETVGHKEESPKGPGGGPAASGTGAEGMANGRLVQHHSAEASSLDKRKEIFSKDTLFKPLHSTLSVNSYHKSSLSLLKSLPKTPADTLPGRCEKLEPSLGTSVAPAMPSAQRQQEPGGNQEASFDYYNVSDDDDSEEGANKNTEEEKNRDDVGTMQWLLEREKERDLQRKFEKNLTLLAPKETDSSSNQRATHSARLDSMDSSSITVDSGFNSPR
- the STOX2 gene encoding storkhead-box protein 2 isoform X3, yielding MEKFLQIAPHSLAIVLGPAEGPTVERTGAAQPAPPAQPRQLARHHIGYEIFADFKAENMQHFWNKKVTAAVAETFFLGWIDEQVLLIQGKEEHLEALREGWTRRALRPPSGFHIRCLGDVSPISMSPISQSQFIPLGEILCLAISAMNSARKPVTQEALMEHLTTCFPGVPTPSQEILRHTLNTLVRERKIYPTPDGYFIVTPQTYFITPSLIRTNSKWYHLDERIPDRSQCTSPQPGTITPSASGCVRERTLPRNHCDSCHCCREDMHSMLASTLQRKPAKDCKDPYCPPSLCQVPPTEKSKSTVNFSYKTETLSKPKDGEKQSKKFGLKLFRLSFKKDKTKQLANFSAQFPPEEWPLRDEDTPTTIPREVEMEIIRRINPDLTVENVMRHTALMKKLEEEKAHRSKAGSSAHHSGRSKKSRTHRKSHGKSRSHSKTRVSKGDPSDGSHLDLPGDREYDFCDPLTRAPREGCFIIEHKGDNFIMHSNTNAIESHFPMTPEWDVSGELAKRRTEMPFPEPSRGSSHSKVHRSHSHTQDRRSRSERSSKAKERSRSMDNSKGPLGASSLGTPEDLAEGCSQDDQTPSQSYIDDSTLRPAQTIGHQRSHVSSTSYKEVCIPEIVGGSKEPSSACSLLEPGKPPESLPFCPTKTATDDYFQCNTSSETVLTAPSPLGKNKEDHDTLTLAEGVKKLPLPDRQAPHSSRETVGHKEESPKGPGGGPAASGTGAEGMANGRLVQHHSAEASSLDKRKEIFSKDTLFKPLHSTLSVNSYHKSSLSLLKSLPKTPADTLPGRCEKLEPSLGTSVAPAMPSAQRQQEPGGNQEASFDYYNVSDDDDSEEGANKNTEEEKNRDDVGTMQWLLEREKERDLQRKFEKNLTLLAPKETDSSSNQRATHSARLDSMDSSSITVDSGFNSPRN